The Lolium rigidum isolate FL_2022 chromosome 1, APGP_CSIRO_Lrig_0.1, whole genome shotgun sequence region ggtggagttggggaacagcggcacttgcctacctctaccggcaggtgatgatttgttctatgttcTATTTTTCTATAATAGTGTGATAGACAAAGTattaaccaaatgtcttatgtacgcagttggacgaagcttgtcgcaggactgggagcggcggtattggtggatgcttgctcctacttttcgtatggagctgggaccgcctatcagttgggcggcctaggacactcaacgagaggccatggcctcatcaccatgagaaccttgatcgggagccgacttgggcatatctttgggacaatgtctcggagatgacgagtgatccaaagatcatgtacatGCGGTACACtaaggagttggacactcttaccgctgagcaggtaaccgatcactcttttgcaatccgaATTCATAAATTCTACTGGCATgttgtaaattctgaaatatttgtatgctgtaggtggattgggagccatatggtacctactaccgtattggcgcggggatgcctgacctcaaccagaagtgcacggaggaggcgcggttctggcgtatgcgctgcccactcatatgcatgtggcttgttgagtaccaccagccgcacagagtgatgagacagtttgggctgtatcaggagtgcccacctcggtggcaagacacggacaaggcgcttcataggtaaacttcggaatcatgcgatggaagattcttgatagaagaggtagaatctaacttcttgattcttgcaggcttgataggcagcggcagaggaagatcacaaattggccagtccatcatagcggccacgtcgcagcgttccaacactgtttggaagcgacacggactgctgcccctgtggagattgtgcctcacgacttggccgctttcaacaactacctctagtggttccatgaaaacacgtgtatcgagttagtgaagcacgcgtatgctgaggacatcttggacgaccccatcgagttcgatgaggttgcgcaaagccagcacgacacctttgctcgcagagggagatcgacttctattgcttccgagctgaacttcgtggtaatggattctctcactaactagtacatcatctagattgccatgtgctcacttcaattgtgtatgctatgtttgtcacagcggtcggagatccaaaaaacagctgacgagtgcgagattatgtgggaccagagcgggagagatgaaaagcctgtcggaccattgcggcatttcattaaggtatgatcaccaactttgaatgtacgctattatgttctggtggctttgtaaccatgagttccatgacgcagaacactgcacgaaagatgtggcggttagccaacttgctaggttgccgcgaaggcgaaattcctacatcctcctcttctgaagagccggaggtatggactattttgttgctggtcaaacatgttcttactaatttcaacttttgtaatctcatgtgttcatgtttgtgaagattctcgACGAAGGCGAAATTTTGAGTCAAAGCATTAGTCGCGGCAagaagcaagccccacggtcagcttaccagcttgaagccaaggggcaaggctccaaaccggtacactccggaagattatgtcaaccgaggaaagaaggttgtcattgaggaggatgaggggccgccgcggagatcatctttgtcgaggatgaggaacgacgagccgttatcttcagaggaggaggagcaggaggagcaacagcaacaagagccacggcagcggacgaaaaggatggccgtccggaagcagcccgtgaggacgacacgtcgaggacgaaactaggatttgctacgtgttgttgtgaactctatcttcataagtatcgtatTGTCAactctatgtcatttcgaaccacgtcgcggcgtatcgagttagtgaagcacaCGTATGCTGaggacatcttggacgaccccatcgagttcgatgaggttgcgcaaagccagcacgacacctttgctcgcagagggagatcgacttctattgcttccgagctgaacttcgtggtaatggattctctcactaactagtacatcatctagattgccatgtgctctcttaaattgtgtatgatatgtttgtcacagcggtcggagatccaaaaaacagctgacgagtgcgagattatgtgggaccagagcgggagagatgaaaagcATGTCGGACCattgcggcatttcattaaggtatgatcaccaactttgaatgtacgctattatgttctggtggctttgtaaccatgagttccatgacgcagaacactgcacgaaagatgtggcggttagccaacttgctaggttgccgcgaaggcgaaattcctacatcctcctcttctgaagagccggaggtatggactattttgttgctgtcaaacatgttcttactaatttcaacttttgtaatctcatgtgttcatgttcgtgaagattcctgacgacggCGAAATTTTGAGTCAAAGCATTAGTCGCGGCAagaagcaagccccacggtcagcttaccagttgaagccaaggggcaaggctccaaaccggtacactccggaagattatgtcaaccgaggaaagaaggttgtcattgaggaggatgaggggccgccgcggagatcatctttgtcgaggatgaggaacgacgagccgttatcttcagaggaggaggagcaggaggagcagcagcaacaagagccacggcagcggacgaaaaggatggccgtccggaagcagcccgtgaggacggcacgtcgaggacgaaaCTAGGATTTGCTACGTGTtattgtgaactctatcttcataagtatcgtattgtgaaccctatgtcatttcgaaccatgtctgtaatgctacttgttgtttgaatctacgtgctacgatgtgagctatgaaatgttatatgtgtatgttctcaaattgctacttgttgtgtccaatgttgcactcaaaactgttggaatatggtaggatttttcatggctttaacacaagtcaatgtgtggcgcccattcacactggcgccacactgcactgtgtggcgcccgtatcgtcggcgccacacgtgccaacttatatcaacttttgggtcgaaaacatccaggggctccggacgataagtccttagccgttttggcgaccctctttgtgcggcgcccgtggcatcggcgccacactgtgaGGTTTGGcgtccgtggcatcggcgccacacatagagcctcgccaaaacggctaagtcccagacgatttgtctcacagtatgttttgggcaattataagtgcatgtgtggcgccgatgggaggggcgccacacatgctgccacgctcggatcggcgcaccggctcggcgtcgagggcgccacgtcgggctgggagagtggcgccggcaggggggcgccacactggcatgtgtggcgccgatgggaggggcgccacacaaaaggattagatgggtgaaatagtttcgccggaggatcagtctgtgcttttctttcacttttgggttatttttgtgtaaatcgcctaggAAAAACAATGAggtgagagagaagagaatggggGACGTCCGGAGCCATGGAGGCAAGATTTGGTTCTGAATTGGTCAAGGTCGGTTTGGAAACACCGCTTTGACCGCCGCTgtttaggctagccatagtggtaagtattcatgttgtagtatcatgcatatgatacttattTATGGTACTATttttatagtggttagtatcatgggagtggtgttttggcacatgggagcgtatgcttcctttattttgaaatagatgtagacatattttaaaatgttaaaaaaattgaaacaaaaatttcgcacgtacatcttcatgtgctacgcgctcacaaagtcgtttcataaaaaattgacatgtcatgtggcgtgtgtaaaaaaagataaaattcagtgctgaaacaaagacttgtcacaagataaattttctctttttcgcttagactataaaaaatatcattttttcgtgaaacttgacgaatacacatatattatgaagatgtacatgtaaatttttttgtcaaaaatttttaacacttaaaaatatgtttttatggtagagggatcatacgcacccgggagccgaattgagtttctgttagtatcatgaagtaatatcatagtcatgctatatttattgctttttagaatctcaatgcaaatttgtgcacaagatttgtttggcattaacttttctcgtgacatgcgctatgatacagtatccacctatgttactctaatctcttcTCTCATTTTTAATTAGCtgacacatcagcatttttgtgggcccaatatgcatgatactagctatgatactagcactatggctagccttatgAGTGCACGATCCACGGCATCCCAAAGAGAAGGATCTACACGATCTCCATCCACGGTAAATATACCGACGCTTCAAAGTCTAATTGGCTAAAAAGTCACCGTGAACAGTATCCAAAATGCTGAGGTTAAGCAGAATGAGTCAGTTTTGATATAGGcaattagagcaattccaatagtatagccaattgttggctataacaagatgtcatatcatttgtagtcatcatatagctaacatgtacaatagttggctataagaatgtagtactttactaatatatggcccacctttcactctcacaaggtgcctaggagcacgtgcaagagctggctattgcatagtagcccacctcccttctctctcctcttctctctcctccaactcatctaaaatatattatttaatgttttatagtcagctgactggactctattgtacttgctcttatgagGTATCTGCAAGGAAAAGACCAAGCTATAGTCAATCCACGTTTTCAAAGTCACACAAGTCTATCAACAAGCATCAATTGACTACAAAGTCCATCTACGGCCAATTGTAGATTCCATGTAGCCATCGTTATGGATCTCTCTCCAGATTGAGAATGCGTATTGCATAAATAATTGTCGCCTAGCAAACTATTCCACAATTCTCGATTATTTATTGAACGAGGAATTTTTCACCCGAAAGCATATTCTTCGGTTTTTGAAATGACTTCTAAATGCAGTTTAAAATGTCAGAAAATTTAAACCGAAAAATTGACACATACATGTCCACATTCTATGTGCTCATATAATCGGGTCGCTgaaaaccaacattttttatgTCTTTtacaaaaagacaaaatttggtgcttaAAAAGAGCTACCTTAGGTCCTGCCTTGCAGCATGTATtggaactaagagcatctccagccgttgggctccccaggccgaaatctggCGCCATTTAGCACCGGATGGATGTAATTTTTGGCTTAGGGAGACCCATTTTCCAGCGGCAAGCCCAGGGTCGCGTGCTGACGCTTAACCACCTCGTAAAAACCGACGGTGCAGTCGCCGGGAAGGGAACCGTCCGGTGGCAACCGCGTCCATCGCCGtattgaaccgccgtaatggaccgCGAAGTGGCCACGAGGCGCGAACCGCCGGAGCACTAACTCCGCCGAAGAGAAACCGCCACTCTCTTCCTCGACAGACCACTACATAAACGTTATGCGATCtaccggccgacgccattcatctcttCACCATCCTCTGTCGTCGGATACTTCAGCATGAGCAGTCTCTCTTTGCCATCGGACACAGACAACGAGGGGAAATcatctggatggcgccattggtgggactgaGCTGCAACGTCTAGCAGCGACAATTCCCCGCCGCCGGAAAgcgatgattccccgccgccggaaAGCGACGATTCCCTGCCGCCGAACAGCGAGaacgaggaagaggctgaggagcaggacgaggaagaggctgaggaggaggaggaggaggaggaggaggaggaggaggaggaggaggaggaggaggaggaggaggaggaagaggaggaagcggtggcccgggcgaaggcggacGCGGAcgcgaaggcgaaggcgaaggcgcaaCCGGCGTGCACCTTCGACGATGAGGAGGATAGGAGTTCCTCCGACGCAtcgaccgacaccgcctcttcggaggaGATGACGAGGCGGAAGCGCCAGCGTGAGGATGATGACGCGGGGCCATCATGGAAGAAGTAGTTTTTtttcaaagtttttatatgtCTTCTTTATGTTTTTCCGAagtatttatatgtaatttgttccgTGAGTCCGATATTTCTTTGTTTTCATTTGGAATCTCTCTATTctaaattcagttaacaactagaTTTAGTATCATTTCTTTGTTTCCATAACTCGAGCATGAACAAGTTCTACGAACCTGTAACCTATCGTAGAACACTTCGGAGAGCTTAATTGATTCATGCGCTCTATTGTCACATTCTCAAAAAATCGAAAGTCAAAACCAATGGGGAAAAAAAACCATTTGCAAAAATAGAGATGATATGATAACGATACCTGACAAGCCTAAGCGCCAAACATCGGCCTACTAGTTAACACAAAAGAGTACATGTTCACAAATTATCAAACCAGTACAGTGCAGAAACACCAATCATACAAGATGTACACATACAACTACCAGCAGTTTGTTATTATTTGTAGTAAATTCATGGCAGATGCCACAGGTTCGTTACATCGAATTCCACAATTCACATACTATGGTTCATATATATGGTTTTTAGGACGAGACTGCAGATGCCACGGGTTCGTTGTTTGCAGGGGCAGCCTCCCAGAATTCAGTCTTCTTGCCTGTCTTTGAAACAGTCTGAAGAACAGCATCTGGCGTCACATTACCCTTCACAGTGACCTTCTGCTGCTCGATGTCTACATCGAAGGACTCAACACCTGAAGCAACCACAAGTAAAATGAATATGGTTAGATTTAAAGATCAAGATCTATTGAAAAACAATAATTTCCCCTTCCTTGGGACAACCAATTCTCATAGGAATCCATACAGAATTGGACACCGTGCAGAACCCACTGGACAAATGAATTCCATTGGAAATAATTCGACttgcacacaaaaataaaaatcacaCATCAGAAAATGGGTGCGAAATTCCCATGTTTACATGGGAGCCGTTTCATTCAGAACACTGCTTAAGACATGCATACATGTATTTGCTACCAAACAAATCTATGCAGTGGGGGTGCAGGAAGTATGAGTTAACTGTCGTTAGGTTCAGGATGATATATTGAAACAATCTTCTTTAGACCAATAAAATATATGAAAGGTGAATGCCTGCAGGGAGGTTCCCCTTTGGAATCAAGTTTTCTAGAATCATCATTCTGTTACACCCGACCACAAGCAGAGACAGAGAAGTGCTTTAAATAAAATCAACTGGGTGCTAAACAGGGCCTTAATGACAGATTCGTCCAATCATGTACTATCTGGCAACTAGCTGTCATCAATaaaacatgggaaaccatagcaaTGTCCACCTCCGGAAGGTATTTAAAACAGACTCAACCAATAACCAATGCGAAGCTTTACCAgggttcattcatattcagatTGGTTGTTGAATAAAATGGTGTATCAATTTCAGTTGCATACATTAATCGTAAAAAAGGAGGAAAAGGAATATCAATAACGAGAGAGCTATAAAATACCTTCCATTTTGCCGAGTACCCGCTTGACAGCTCCAACACAACCTTGGCACGACATGCCCACCTTGAGTTCAACAGTCTGCTGCATCACAGAGCAAATTTTGTAGTTCCGGATCAAGCATTACGTGACGTTCTAACAGTAATTTTGAGCTAGTATGTAAAAGAGCAGAATTCGGGGCTTTTTTTCTCTTACGACTCGCGCGCACATCTTAAATGAACACGATAAGCTGAGAGCATCTGTAAAATTCTTGCTTCCTACTACCGGGCATACGTAGATAGCATGCTTAGCAGAGCAAGTTTTGTAACTTTGGAGTTCAGTTCGGTTCAATTCTTATATATAGTAGCTTTCACTCTTTCAGCAAACCAAAGAGCGCAATTCAGTACTGGCTCTCCTCTAAACCGTGTGCACATCAACAAATTCCCCACGGTCGACTAACCGTAGTAGTATATGAATTGCCGCAGAAGTAAGTTGAACAGATTAGAATCAAAGTAAGTgagacccaaaacagctttcctagCTCTGTTTCGGTTCCACAGCTGTGAAATTCGGGAGGACGGTTAACCCTACCGGGACCGAACGATCGCTGCATGCCCCCGGAGGAATGGATCTGCTGGGCCGTCAGATCCCGTCGTACACGTACAGTTCTTCCCCCAGGAAAGGCCAAGGGGGCGGAACCTAGCTAAATAGGGTAGCGGATCGAGACGGGGAGTCGAATAGGGGCTGTGACGGACGATACCTGTATGGGGAGATCGGGCTGAGACATGGCGCGCGCGCGAGATCGGCGGACGGCGAGGCGCGCGCGAGATCGGCGGACGGCGAGGCGCGGCGCGGTCGGGGAGATCAGGCGGGGAGCGGGTGGACGACGGCTTCCTCTGGGAGCGGTGAGGAGGGGGTCAATAAATACGCGCACCGGCGGCCTGAATCGTGACGCTCTGGGTGGGCCCTTTTACTTTACTTTTGGCTTTGGGGTCGCGGTACTGTCAGGTGGGGCCACGGCGTTGGTGTGCGGACGGACGCGCTGACGAGCTGGAGATGTGGAACAGGTCGGGGTCGGGCAACCAGCGAGGCGTGCGTCACCAGTGGGTGCGTTCAACCTTCAAAGACGACGTCACGACGACCggtatttttttatctttttttaggCGCCGTGCCGTGATGGGTTGGGTTTGCAACGGATAGTGAAATTCTTCGTCATTTTTACTGCGAAAACTGGGACGGTGGGAAAGATTTTGCTACCAGCGCGACCTTCCTGACTTGTTTCGCTTCGGGAACCTTGGAATGATCCAGAGCAACCTGGAAGGACTAGGTTATATCATCTACTCTCCCTTCG contains the following coding sequences:
- the LOC124691758 gene encoding copper transport protein ATX1-like isoform X1, with amino-acid sequence MSCQGCVGAVKRVLGKMEGVESFDVDIEQQKVTVKGNVTPDAVLQTVSKTGKKTEFWEAAPANNEPVASAVSS
- the LOC124691758 gene encoding copper transport protein ATX1-like isoform X2, which produces MSQPDLPIQTVELKVGMSCQGCVGAVKRVLGKMEGVESFDVDIEQQKVTVKGNVTPDAVLQTVSKTGKKTEFWEAAPANNEPVASAVSS